One genomic region from Halodesulfovibrio sp. MK-HDV encodes:
- a CDS encoding DUF4079 domain-containing protein: protein MIQGTKLHLYIHPAIQLLGIVFGYIAMYWGAKRFLVVHRQMKFSFPWNHHVLYGKIAIFLWLVGISVGLYFTHKEWNNYRITGEHYIVGMFMLPLLLTTFITGYWMELFKKKRAVLCAAHGALGFLLCFFAFLQIITGVQVFALFVW, encoded by the coding sequence ATGATCCAAGGAACAAAACTTCACCTCTATATTCATCCAGCCATTCAGCTATTGGGTATCGTCTTTGGATACATTGCAATGTACTGGGGCGCAAAACGCTTCCTAGTTGTTCATAGGCAAATGAAGTTCTCTTTTCCGTGGAATCATCATGTGCTGTACGGTAAAATAGCAATCTTTCTCTGGCTAGTTGGTATCAGCGTAGGGTTGTATTTTACCCACAAGGAGTGGAACAACTACCGCATTACAGGTGAGCATTATATAGTAGGCATGTTCATGCTTCCGTTGTTGCTCACCACATTTATTACCGGTTACTGGATGGAATTGTTCAAAAAGAAACGCGCGGTTCTGTGCGCTGCGCATGGCGCACTTGGGTTTTTGCTCTGCTTTTTTGCCTTTCTCCAGATAATTACCGGTGTTCAGGTCTTTGCACTGTTCGTCTGGTGA
- a CDS encoding amidase: MQLYELSLTEAIDELESGTMSPVELTKSVLERIAQVDDIIGAYVTVFADQALRDARQAEAELVAGKRRSPLHGIPIALKDLFDMKGVATTASSKVRSTHMATKDAYVTRALRDAGVVILGKTHAHEFAFGAMTPQTGNPWELNHSPGGSSGGSAAAVAYGGALAATGSDTGGSIRVPAGLCGVVGLKPTYGLVPLDGVVPLSPSLDHAGPITRTVADVAPIMDAIAIPQLVAHGFGSKLGRGVSGLRVGVPSNFFFDQIDSEIEESLREHLRSLEALGAELIEVTVPLTDAILPTQWGIVMPEAASVHAEPIRKTPQLYGDDVRDFLQAGSLLSAQDYLKAKRMQAALRRAWSAMFEQIDVLFAPTNPMVAPTRDQKTFLWPDGQEESVLETLIRMNAAANLVGFPALSVPAGIHSSGLPFGAQLIGRPYDEASLLQIGQVVEGLSENDSLRVLISTTFF; encoded by the coding sequence ATGCAACTGTATGAGTTGTCCCTCACCGAAGCAATTGACGAGCTTGAAAGCGGAACGATGTCACCAGTGGAACTGACAAAGTCTGTCCTCGAACGTATTGCTCAAGTTGATGATATTATTGGGGCATATGTCACTGTATTTGCGGATCAGGCACTTCGTGACGCTCGCCAAGCTGAGGCTGAACTGGTTGCAGGGAAAAGGCGTAGTCCATTACACGGCATTCCGATTGCTCTGAAAGATTTATTCGATATGAAAGGAGTGGCAACGACCGCCAGTTCGAAGGTTCGCAGCACACACATGGCAACAAAAGACGCGTATGTTACTCGAGCCTTGCGCGATGCAGGAGTTGTTATTCTTGGTAAGACTCATGCGCATGAATTTGCCTTTGGTGCGATGACACCGCAAACCGGCAATCCTTGGGAGTTGAATCATTCTCCGGGCGGTTCAAGTGGTGGGTCTGCAGCAGCTGTGGCGTATGGCGGAGCATTGGCCGCGACAGGTTCGGATACAGGCGGGTCAATTCGAGTTCCTGCAGGGCTATGCGGAGTTGTCGGGCTTAAGCCGACTTACGGTCTAGTGCCGCTGGATGGCGTTGTTCCTTTATCTCCTTCGCTTGATCATGCGGGACCGATTACGCGTACGGTTGCTGATGTGGCACCGATAATGGATGCTATAGCCATCCCCCAATTAGTTGCGCATGGTTTTGGTTCAAAATTGGGAAGGGGGGTATCTGGACTACGTGTGGGAGTGCCGTCGAATTTCTTTTTTGACCAGATTGATTCGGAGATAGAAGAAAGTTTGCGGGAACACTTACGTTCATTGGAAGCATTGGGTGCCGAACTGATTGAAGTCACCGTGCCGTTAACGGATGCTATTTTGCCTACTCAATGGGGTATTGTGATGCCGGAAGCAGCTTCGGTTCATGCCGAGCCAATTCGGAAAACGCCACAACTGTATGGTGATGATGTAAGAGATTTTCTTCAGGCTGGTAGCTTGTTATCGGCGCAGGATTATCTTAAGGCCAAAAGAATGCAAGCTGCGTTACGCAGGGCATGGAGTGCAATGTTCGAGCAGATTGATGTGCTTTTTGCTCCTACAAATCCTATGGTTGCGCCGACACGAGACCAGAAGACGTTTCTATGGCCTGACGGGCAGGAAGAGAGTGTTCTCGAGACACTTATTCGGATGAATGCTGCGGCAAACCTTGTCGGATTCCCCGCATTGAGCGTGCCTGCCGGGATTCATTCTTCCGGTTTGCCTTTTGGTGCTCAATTGATAGGCCGTCCATATGACGAGGCCAGTCTGCTACAGATAGGGCAAGTGGTCGAAGGATTAAGTGAAAATGATTCGTTACGTGTTTTAATCTCCACGACCTTTTTTTAG
- a CDS encoding Dabb family protein → MIKHIVWFTMKDEAEGAFAEENAEKVATLLRSLEEKIPSVRSFEVSTCFTSTTTEKVQVILLATYDDEEGLAAYANHPAHVAAGEFIGKVRETRKAIDFVV, encoded by the coding sequence ATGATTAAGCATATCGTATGGTTTACAATGAAGGACGAAGCGGAAGGGGCGTTTGCAGAAGAAAACGCGGAGAAAGTTGCAACACTCCTGCGAAGCCTTGAGGAAAAGATTCCTTCAGTGCGATCTTTTGAAGTTTCAACATGTTTTACTTCTACCACGACAGAAAAGGTACAGGTTATCTTGTTGGCTACGTATGATGATGAAGAAGGCCTTGCAGCGTATGCTAATCACCCTGCACATGTTGCTGCTGGTGAGTTCATAGGAAAAGTCAGAGAGACCCGCAAGGCGATTGATTTCGTAGTATAA
- the nadB gene encoding L-aspartate oxidase produces the protein MSDIRHYTTVLVIGSGIAGCTAALRLADEGVHCTLITCSSSLDHGNSPLAQGGIVFKANDNDSQRLEKDILTAGHNFNSIKAVHNIATLGPHAVEDILVKRLGIPFARQKAPSECEWDLTREGGHDAPRILHCADYTGRAIMDGLIREITAHPNITVKKNRTAIDLLTSHHHADNPQFMYELENECIGAYVYNEDEERVETMLADYTIVATGGIGQIYLHTTNPQGSIGSGVAMGFRAGATVHNMEFVQFHPTAFHHHSGQKFLITEAMRGEGAKLMNSKGEYFMPKYDKRADLAPRDIVARAIVDEMLKNDDDCVYLDTMEMKHDLASRFPTIYKRCLELGVDIRKEPIPVVPAAHYSCGGILVNEHSRTTVARLYAVGECSCTGVHGANRLASTSLLEALVWADTAAQHIKERAHINITQELRDVVPDWNSLGGDHNDDPALIAQDWSRIRNTMWNYVGITRTSQRLTRAHEDMRDLSKHLHNFYKSTPLSKRLIDLFHGCLTAYIITMAAKRNTRSIGCHYRAD, from the coding sequence ATGAGTGATATCCGTCACTACACAACGGTGCTCGTCATTGGTTCCGGCATTGCCGGTTGTACCGCTGCCCTGCGCCTTGCTGACGAAGGTGTACATTGTACACTTATTACATGCAGTTCTTCTCTGGATCACGGCAACTCTCCTCTTGCCCAAGGCGGAATCGTTTTTAAAGCAAATGATAACGATAGCCAACGGCTGGAAAAAGACATTCTTACTGCCGGACACAACTTTAACTCTATAAAAGCTGTTCACAACATTGCGACCTTAGGGCCACATGCTGTGGAAGACATTCTGGTTAAACGCCTCGGGATTCCTTTTGCCAGACAAAAGGCACCTTCCGAATGCGAATGGGATTTAACCAGAGAGGGCGGACACGACGCACCACGTATTCTGCACTGTGCAGACTACACAGGCCGCGCCATTATGGACGGATTGATTCGTGAAATCACGGCGCATCCGAACATTACCGTCAAAAAGAACAGAACAGCTATCGACTTGCTCACAAGCCACCACCATGCAGACAACCCTCAGTTCATGTATGAGCTGGAGAACGAATGCATCGGTGCTTACGTCTACAATGAAGACGAAGAGCGCGTTGAAACCATGTTAGCAGACTACACCATTGTTGCCACCGGCGGCATCGGTCAAATTTACCTGCACACAACTAATCCGCAAGGCTCCATCGGTTCCGGTGTAGCAATGGGGTTCCGTGCCGGTGCAACAGTCCACAACATGGAATTTGTTCAGTTCCACCCTACAGCTTTCCACCACCACTCCGGGCAAAAATTCCTGATTACGGAAGCAATGCGCGGCGAAGGTGCCAAGCTTATGAACTCCAAGGGTGAGTACTTCATGCCTAAGTACGATAAACGTGCTGATTTAGCACCGCGAGATATTGTTGCTCGCGCTATCGTGGATGAAATGCTCAAAAATGACGACGATTGCGTCTACCTTGATACGATGGAAATGAAGCACGACCTTGCGTCCCGCTTCCCTACCATCTACAAGCGCTGCCTTGAACTTGGTGTGGACATCCGCAAAGAGCCTATACCGGTTGTTCCGGCTGCTCACTATAGCTGTGGCGGTATTCTGGTTAACGAACACAGTAGAACCACCGTTGCACGTCTTTACGCTGTGGGTGAATGTAGCTGCACTGGTGTGCACGGCGCTAACCGCCTTGCATCAACCTCACTGCTCGAAGCACTTGTATGGGCAGATACTGCCGCTCAGCATATTAAAGAACGTGCGCACATTAATATCACTCAGGAATTGCGTGACGTCGTTCCAGATTGGAATTCGCTCGGTGGCGACCATAACGACGACCCTGCTCTTATCGCGCAAGACTGGAGCAGAATCCGTAACACCATGTGGAACTATGTAGGTATTACTCGTACCTCTCAGCGCCTAACTCGCGCTCACGAGGATATGAGGGATCTTTCCAAACACCTGCATAATTTCTACAAGAGTACGCCGCTCTCTAAAAGGCTTATCGATCTTTTCCATGGCTGCCTTACCGCGTATATCATTACCATGGCAGCGAAAAGAAATACTAGAAGCATTGGCTGCCATTACAGAGCAGACTAA
- the nadA gene encoding quinolinate synthase NadA, with translation MNQYQKRITELREKLGEDLIIMGHHYQNDAVIRHVDLTGDSLELARKVTTIDAKHIVFCGVYFMGESAELLASEGQNVYLPEDDANCVMSQMAPYTLVDKVLTRIKESGRKIVPLTYVNSSVAVKAVCGKHGGSVCTSANAEKMVRWAMERGDSVLFLPDKNLARNTAKTIGIPEEKWHILNVRGEGSQIDMDAVSKSELIMWPGCCAIHARFNERQIEAARTKYPDVKIVIHPEAAPDVIGKADAAGSTSFIIKYVEAAPEGSNIAIGTELNLVERLADQYEGSKNIFPLLESTCSHMALVTEPKLLKTLEAMENGTAKPVTIPAGLVEDAKIALERMLIACA, from the coding sequence ATGAACCAGTATCAAAAAAGAATTACCGAGCTTCGGGAAAAACTGGGTGAAGACCTTATTATTATGGGTCATCATTACCAGAATGATGCCGTAATACGCCACGTTGACTTAACTGGCGATTCTCTCGAACTTGCACGTAAAGTGACAACCATTGATGCCAAGCACATTGTTTTTTGCGGTGTGTATTTCATGGGCGAATCAGCAGAGCTGCTCGCTAGTGAAGGGCAGAATGTATATTTACCGGAAGACGATGCCAACTGTGTTATGTCTCAAATGGCTCCATACACTCTTGTAGACAAAGTACTCACCCGCATTAAAGAATCCGGTCGTAAAATTGTTCCGCTTACATACGTTAACTCTTCCGTTGCTGTTAAAGCAGTATGCGGCAAGCATGGCGGTTCTGTTTGCACTTCTGCTAACGCAGAAAAAATGGTGCGCTGGGCTATGGAGCGCGGCGACAGTGTTCTCTTCCTTCCAGATAAAAACCTTGCGCGTAACACCGCAAAAACTATCGGCATTCCTGAAGAGAAATGGCACATCCTGAATGTCAGAGGCGAAGGCTCCCAGATCGATATGGACGCCGTAAGCAAATCTGAACTCATCATGTGGCCTGGCTGCTGCGCAATTCACGCTCGTTTCAACGAACGTCAGATTGAAGCTGCACGCACCAAATACCCAGATGTGAAGATCGTTATTCATCCGGAAGCTGCCCCGGACGTTATCGGAAAAGCTGACGCAGCCGGTTCAACATCCTTTATTATTAAGTACGTTGAAGCTGCACCGGAAGGTTCTAACATCGCCATCGGTACCGAGCTTAACCTCGTTGAGCGCCTTGCCGACCAGTACGAAGGGTCAAAGAACATCTTCCCATTGCTGGAATCAACCTGTTCACACATGGCACTCGTGACAGAGCCTAAGTTGCTCAAAACACTTGAAGCTATGGAGAACGGTACAGCTAAGCCTGTTACAATTCCAGCGGGTCTTGTCGAGGACGCAAAAATCGCATTAGAACGTATGCTGATCGCCTGCGCTTAG
- the nadC gene encoding carboxylating nicotinate-nucleotide diphosphorylase has protein sequence MHTEKFDSFFQNNARIHLNSAIKLALDEDGPDLTSEGIFPPGHTLSAQIISKEDTLVVGLPLIPLIMDACADTEWSWNALTDEGDLVPDRTVVATIKADASHLLKAERIILNFITHLSGIANLTKLYVDQLKGSGTALLDTRKTLPCLRYPEKYAVLMGGGQNHRKDLTEMLMLKDNHIDLAGNMTAAVEKLRATYSPCPPIEVECRNMEEVHEAVACHADRIMLDNMDIPAVQEALKHIPESIETEASGGVTLETIRSIALASDLGPDYISVGRLTHSAPIADFSMLVSE, from the coding sequence ATGCATACAGAAAAATTTGACTCATTTTTTCAAAATAACGCCCGAATCCACCTGAATAGCGCTATCAAACTTGCGTTAGACGAAGATGGACCGGATTTGACCTCGGAAGGAATTTTTCCTCCAGGTCACACGTTATCTGCGCAGATTATCAGCAAAGAAGACACGCTAGTCGTTGGTCTTCCGCTTATTCCGCTTATCATGGACGCTTGTGCTGATACGGAATGGTCATGGAATGCCCTTACCGATGAAGGCGATCTTGTTCCAGACCGAACCGTAGTAGCAACTATTAAGGCCGATGCGAGTCATTTGCTAAAAGCAGAACGTATCATTCTTAATTTTATAACACATCTTTCTGGCATTGCGAACCTGACCAAGCTGTATGTTGATCAGCTTAAAGGTTCCGGCACTGCCTTATTGGATACGCGTAAGACTTTGCCTTGCCTGCGTTATCCGGAAAAATATGCTGTTCTTATGGGTGGCGGGCAGAACCACCGTAAAGATTTAACAGAAATGCTCATGCTGAAGGACAACCATATTGACCTTGCGGGCAATATGACTGCTGCGGTAGAAAAACTGCGCGCAACATATTCTCCGTGTCCTCCAATTGAAGTTGAATGTCGTAACATGGAAGAGGTACACGAAGCCGTTGCCTGCCATGCAGACAGAATTATGCTGGACAATATGGATATTCCCGCTGTTCAGGAAGCACTTAAACATATTCCTGAATCTATTGAAACCGAAGCCAGCGGCGGCGTAACACTCGAAACAATTCGTAGTATTGCTCTTGCTTCTGACCTAGGACCGGATTACATATCTGTCGGAAGACTGACCCATTCTGCTCCTATTGCAGATTTCAGCATGCTTGTAAGCGAATAA
- the mgtE gene encoding magnesium transporter produces MTDTKKQHDKQDEVAKTSEENKVVTSKNNCPDEVKAIFSGEFAHPADAADHIENLSIEKQVCMMEHLSTEDAAETLAEMEDRAQTDIIENLDVDVAVRILSEMSPDDATDVLDELDEEHRDVLLERLEDDDAEEIRNLLAFDPDTAGGIMNTEIIILGQELTADQAIMHIRREMEDKEIPYYAYLVDDAERLVGVLSLRNLLLCRPGTVLEEKLSDQSLISVLFDEDKENVAHILSRYNFMALPVVDYEGRLLGVVTYDDVIDIIHDEATEDMLGMVGAGQDETVDTPWLESVKVRLPWLFINMLNSSVSAYVVFLFEGSIAQMAILAVLMPIVANQAGNTGQQALAVMIRQLAVERFDRGKSWKAVLREAKVGALTGLIVSLLVMLGVFLFTQNLLLAQVMAASLGLDMLLGALAGASIPLILKELGRDPAQASSIFLTAITDGCGFLIFLGLATMFIV; encoded by the coding sequence ATGACTGATACAAAAAAGCAGCATGACAAACAAGATGAAGTCGCGAAAACTTCTGAAGAAAATAAGGTAGTTACGTCCAAAAACAACTGCCCTGATGAAGTGAAAGCGATTTTTTCTGGCGAGTTTGCCCACCCGGCAGACGCCGCTGATCATATAGAAAATCTCTCCATTGAGAAGCAGGTTTGCATGATGGAGCATCTTTCTACCGAAGATGCTGCTGAAACTCTTGCCGAAATGGAAGACCGTGCCCAGACGGATATTATTGAGAACCTCGACGTTGACGTGGCTGTTCGAATTCTTTCGGAGATGTCACCGGATGATGCGACTGACGTTCTTGATGAACTGGATGAAGAACATAGGGATGTATTGCTTGAACGGTTAGAAGACGACGATGCGGAAGAGATTCGTAATCTGCTCGCTTTTGATCCGGATACTGCTGGTGGTATCATGAACACCGAGATTATTATTCTCGGGCAGGAACTCACCGCAGATCAAGCTATTATGCACATTCGTCGTGAGATGGAAGATAAAGAGATTCCATACTATGCGTATCTTGTGGACGACGCTGAACGTCTTGTAGGTGTGCTTTCCTTACGTAACTTGCTTCTGTGCCGTCCCGGTACTGTTCTTGAAGAAAAACTTTCCGATCAAAGTCTTATTTCTGTTCTCTTTGATGAAGATAAAGAGAACGTAGCGCATATTTTGTCCCGTTACAACTTCATGGCATTGCCTGTTGTGGATTACGAAGGCAGACTGCTCGGTGTTGTTACCTATGATGACGTCATCGACATTATTCATGACGAAGCTACAGAAGATATGCTCGGCATGGTTGGTGCGGGTCAGGACGAAACCGTCGATACCCCATGGCTGGAATCTGTAAAGGTTCGCCTGCCGTGGTTGTTTATTAATATGTTGAACTCCAGTGTGTCTGCGTACGTAGTATTCCTGTTTGAAGGCTCCATCGCGCAAATGGCAATTCTTGCTGTACTTATGCCGATTGTAGCAAACCAAGCAGGAAACACTGGTCAACAGGCGCTTGCTGTTATGATTAGGCAGCTGGCAGTAGAGCGGTTTGACCGCGGTAAAAGCTGGAAGGCAGTACTGCGTGAAGCCAAAGTAGGTGCGTTGACCGGGCTTATTGTAAGCCTGCTCGTTATGCTGGGAGTATTCCTCTTTACACAGAACCTGCTACTTGCTCAGGTCATGGCTGCTTCTTTAGGGTTGGATATGCTATTGGGCGCACTTGCCGGTGCATCCATACCGCTGATTCTTAAAGAACTCGGACGTGACCCTGCTCAGGCATCAAGCATATTTTTAACCGCGATAACCGATGGATGTGGTTTCCTTATCTTCCTTGGTTTAGCGACAATGTTTATTGTATAA
- a CDS encoding serine hydrolase, giving the protein MKTKMIVVLIFLVCFSLIVPEAKSTGQAPKDARQLPELANPTGQAPKDARFLPAMVDELRGDPFSDFGRSWQNAPSNAFVYQQISRAFPTAVVWRGDKKEVSFEYDIQNLRGITFENLLGKKESLGKLLDRTYTNGFLVLKDGKIITEAYFNGLAPHVRHHLMSVSKSMTSILFGTYVDEGKIKLDELVTTYIPELVGTSWDGVKVVDVLDMRSDVQYREEFDNPVAEVWMHEAAVGWRNVGLGRPATNRQFLTAMNKYEKPDGLFHYRSSETDILGWIMERVTGIGAAELMSQRIWKKLGAEEDAQCMVDREGASVVMGGFGATLRDMARWGQMVANGGRFDGQQIVSEEWIERLRQGDHNAFKNYYKMLPKGAYSGQFWITDNKRKIMSALGYGGQMVYIDKDIDLVIVKFSTWDTPNYDYAIDTFRAFEAVSNYFR; this is encoded by the coding sequence ATGAAAACCAAAATGATTGTAGTGTTAATATTTCTGGTTTGTTTCTCGCTTATTGTTCCTGAGGCTAAGAGTACAGGGCAAGCTCCAAAGGACGCACGACAGTTACCGGAACTGGCAAATCCTACTGGGCAAGCACCAAAGGATGCGCGATTTTTGCCTGCAATGGTTGATGAGTTGCGAGGTGATCCATTTTCAGATTTTGGTCGTAGTTGGCAAAATGCGCCCAGTAATGCCTTTGTATATCAGCAAATAAGCCGAGCCTTTCCTACAGCTGTTGTTTGGAGGGGAGATAAGAAAGAAGTATCATTCGAATATGACATTCAGAATCTTCGAGGCATTACCTTTGAAAATTTGTTAGGTAAAAAAGAATCGCTCGGGAAATTGCTGGATCGAACCTATACAAATGGCTTCTTGGTACTCAAGGACGGTAAGATTATCACTGAGGCGTATTTCAATGGTCTTGCTCCGCACGTCCGTCATCATCTGATGAGTGTTTCCAAGTCGATGACGAGCATTCTTTTTGGTACCTATGTTGATGAAGGTAAGATCAAGTTGGATGAATTGGTTACTACCTATATACCGGAACTGGTAGGTACTTCATGGGATGGTGTGAAGGTTGTTGATGTTTTGGATATGCGTTCAGACGTTCAATATAGAGAAGAGTTTGATAATCCGGTGGCTGAAGTTTGGATGCATGAGGCAGCAGTCGGATGGCGAAATGTCGGTCTAGGTAGACCTGCAACCAACCGCCAGTTCCTTACTGCAATGAATAAATATGAAAAGCCTGATGGCCTTTTCCATTATCGTTCAAGTGAAACAGACATACTTGGATGGATAATGGAGCGTGTAACGGGGATCGGGGCAGCAGAATTAATGAGCCAAAGAATTTGGAAGAAGCTGGGCGCTGAAGAAGATGCCCAGTGTATGGTTGATAGAGAAGGCGCAAGTGTTGTGATGGGTGGTTTTGGTGCGACACTGCGCGATATGGCTCGCTGGGGACAGATGGTCGCTAATGGTGGTCGTTTTGACGGTCAGCAGATTGTTTCTGAAGAGTGGATAGAACGACTTCGCCAGGGAGACCACAACGCCTTTAAGAATTATTACAAGATGCTCCCTAAAGGCGCTTATTCAGGACAATTCTGGATAACAGATAACAAGCGAAAAATTATGTCGGCGTTGGGGTACGGTGGACAAATGGTTTATATCGATAAGGACATCGATTTGGTCATAGTTAAGTTCTCAACTTGGGATACACCTAATTATGATTACGCCATAGATACATTCAGGGCTTTCGAAGCGGTTTCAAATTATTTCCGATAG
- a CDS encoding methyl-accepting chemotaxis protein has translation MQFLKNLRVTVKIWGGFSLVLIAMAFLSTESIVNLQNNKDGFASYRALARDTNLAGRLQANILLMNIAANEYIKNSSQAALNEYQTREANILEFLITAKKEIQNPKRAELVTSIEQDANKIVADFASYRDVNNVAIQERSEGQNVTILLDRALNDTIETSGRTNPQFVQALSNCAIAFTQARMSILTALYAPTVTLNKDHLNSLMIRTKEQLLVAEKYMYDSTERSAYRRCTSLLTQYTDIVQKLYGSITTLRELNKDITSHGQLAASKAEKVKLSVMADQDILGPKMQANNVESLNALLMYAAATLLITLLLSFFTSRSITKPLSLIHAFANSLSKGNLSAQLVITEENEIGAIANALTKMGNTVSDMERELDTLVTAIASGDIMARSTECELAGGYQRVLDNANSMADMFTHFTDALPLPVLMLDSSLNVLYANTLALSLANTTLRECKGKPSSTLFATEDFQSVGCACTNAIKSKSIQKASTTAKAHNQTLDVDYIAVPVIQDGQAVGVMQVLLDQTEIRSAQRRIQSAAQEIETISIRLKANSNNLADNFKDVSDGVEIQTQRTAETSTAMEQMNVSVSEVAMNAAKAHTNAQEAKQESENCSSVVFNSVQSISEVSETTKALQQNTTELSGQVDAIGSIMNVISDIADQTNLLALNAAIEAARAGDAGRGFAVVADEVRKLAEKTMQATEQVSKSVSTIQSAAQHNFEIVGNSAITVEKASALASESESSLRTIMGLIDQNSTQVGEIATASEEQSAVSEQIARSVEEVAETVQRSSEGISVSATSIQEIAAMSNELHNLVGDMTAS, from the coding sequence ATGCAGTTTCTAAAAAACCTACGCGTTACTGTAAAGATTTGGGGTGGATTCTCCCTTGTACTTATTGCAATGGCATTCTTATCAACAGAATCTATTGTTAACCTACAAAACAATAAAGACGGGTTTGCTTCGTACCGTGCACTTGCACGTGACACAAACCTCGCTGGCAGACTTCAAGCAAATATTCTGCTTATGAATATTGCTGCAAATGAATACATTAAGAACTCTTCGCAGGCAGCCCTTAATGAATATCAGACTCGTGAAGCAAACATTTTAGAATTTCTAATTACTGCTAAGAAAGAAATTCAAAATCCGAAGCGTGCTGAGCTTGTGACTTCTATTGAACAAGACGCAAACAAAATTGTCGCAGACTTTGCATCCTACCGTGATGTAAACAATGTAGCCATTCAGGAACGATCTGAGGGACAAAACGTTACGATTCTATTAGATCGCGCGCTGAATGACACCATTGAAACTTCCGGTAGAACAAACCCACAGTTTGTACAGGCGCTGTCCAATTGCGCTATCGCCTTTACACAGGCACGCATGAGCATTCTTACAGCGCTGTATGCACCGACGGTTACGCTTAATAAGGATCATCTCAATTCCTTAATGATCCGTACTAAGGAACAGCTTCTTGTTGCAGAAAAATATATGTACGACTCAACCGAGCGTAGCGCTTATCGACGTTGTACATCTCTCCTTACTCAGTACACAGATATCGTACAAAAGCTCTACGGTAGCATTACAACTCTGCGTGAGCTGAATAAAGACATTACCAGTCATGGACAATTGGCAGCATCTAAAGCAGAAAAAGTAAAACTTTCTGTTATGGCTGATCAGGACATTCTGGGTCCTAAAATGCAAGCCAACAACGTTGAATCACTCAACGCCCTGCTCATGTACGCCGCCGCAACGCTGCTCATTACACTGCTCTTATCTTTCTTTACCTCCCGCTCCATCACCAAGCCGCTGTCTCTCATCCATGCTTTTGCTAATTCATTAAGCAAAGGTAACCTGTCTGCTCAGCTTGTGATTACAGAAGAAAACGAAATCGGTGCCATTGCCAACGCTCTTACCAAGATGGGCAACACCGTTTCTGATATGGAACGTGAATTAGACACGCTTGTTACCGCCATTGCTTCCGGTGACATTATGGCAAGAAGTACCGAGTGCGAACTGGCCGGTGGCTATCAGCGTGTTCTCGACAATGCGAACAGCATGGCGGACATGTTCACCCACTTTACGGATGCCCTGCCGCTTCCTGTTCTCATGCTCGATTCATCCCTTAACGTTCTGTATGCCAACACACTTGCTCTGTCCCTTGCCAATACAACGTTGAGAGAATGCAAAGGTAAGCCGTCTTCCACCCTGTTTGCGACAGAAGACTTCCAGTCTGTGGGATGCGCTTGTACCAACGCCATCAAATCAAAATCAATCCAGAAAGCCTCAACCACTGCGAAGGCTCATAACCAGACTCTTGATGTTGACTACATTGCTGTTCCGGTCATTCAAGATGGTCAGGCTGTGGGTGTTATGCAGGTTCTGCTTGATCAGACAGAGATCCGCAGTGCCCAGCGTAGAATCCAGTCAGCAGCGCAGGAAATTGAAACAATTTCTATTCGCCTTAAAGCAAACAGCAACAACCTTGCTGACAACTTTAAAGACGTAAGCGACGGCGTTGAAATTCAGACACAGCGCACCGCAGAAACTTCCACAGCTATGGAGCAGATGAACGTTTCTGTTTCCGAAGTTGCTATGAACGCAGCCAAAGCGCATACCAACGCGCAGGAAGCTAAACAAGAATCTGAAAACTGCTCCTCTGTTGTCTTCAACTCAGTGCAGTCCATTTCCGAAGTAAGCGAAACAACCAAAGCACTTCAGCAGAACACTACGGAACTGAGCGGGCAGGTTGATGCCATCGGTTCCATCATGAATGTTATTTCAGACATTGCAGACCAGACAAACCTGCTCGCACTGAACGCCGCGATTGAAGCTGCACGTGCCGGTGATGCAGGTCGTGGTTTTGCGGTTGTTGCTGATGAGGTTCGTAAGCTTGCAGAAAAAACCATGCAGGCCACCGAACAGGTATCAAAAAGTGTAAGCACTATTCAGTCTGCTGCTCAGCACAACTTTGAAATCGTAGGCAACTCTGCAATTACTGTTGAAAAAGCCAGCGCGCTTGCAAGTGAGTCCGAATCATCACTGCGTACGATTATGGGTCTTATTGATCAGAACTCAACACAGGTGGGCGAAATTGCCACAGCATCTGAAGAGCAGTCCGCAGTATCCGAACAGATTGCACGCTCCGTTGAGGAAGTTGCTGAAACTGTCCAGAGATCCTCTGAAGGTATCAGCGTCTCCGCAACCTCCATTCAGGAAATCGCAGCCATGTCTAACGAACTGCATAACCTTGTGGGCGACATGACAGCTTCTTAG